One window of the Lytechinus variegatus isolate NC3 chromosome 3, Lvar_3.0, whole genome shotgun sequence genome contains the following:
- the LOC121411099 gene encoding arylsulfatase A-like produces MSKHRYLEPCLLWILFLPSLVYTLSTKRPNVVIFYADDLGYGDIEPYGHPTSSTPNLRRLAADGLVLTQFYSAAAVCSPSRAALLTGRYQMRSGIYPGVFNVKMSGGLPLNEVTIAEMLKPEGYRSAAIGKWHLGLGNNSMYLPPSHGFDVSLGLPASPAQCRCSICFYPNVTCHSAPCAANEYTPCALFNGTKIVEQPVDLLTLDEKYVAEGRHFIRENVKSETPFFLYYASHHTHQPQYAGKETSGTSLRGRFGDSLAALDWEVGQIYQELEENGILDDTFFFFSADNGPALYLKTFGGNAGLMKCGKGTTYEGGMRVPAIIHWPGRITPGRSFEFSSTLDILPTIASITKAKLPAVTLDGYDMSPFLFDGMHSIRESFFYYPPTVSTKYKSFAVRYRQYKVVFYTEGSYLSNNKNKDVDCRESAKLTYHDPPMLFDLEQDPSENYNLSVKLSPEKDIVQKVTEMRTDFDARMVFAESQMRRPKDDNLMPCCNRGCIPFPTCCHCTGNTHREGRWATLYPV; encoded by the exons ATGTCTAAACATCGATATTTAGAACCATGTTTGCTATGGATTCTTTTTCTACCAAGCCTTGTATATACTTTGAGTACAAAACGTCCGAATGTAGTAATTTTTTATGCTGATGATCTGGGCTATGGTGATATTGAGCCGTACGGACATCCAACTTCTTCTACGCCAAACCTTCGGCGACTAGCAGCAGACGGATTGGTTCTAACACAATTTTACTCTGCTGCCGCAGTGTGTAGTCCATCAAG AGCTGCATTGCTGACTGGCCGATACCAGATGCGTTCTGGAATTTACCCGGGTGTCTTCAATGTTAAAATGTCTGGAGGTCTTCCACTCAATGAGGTTACTATAGCCGAAATGTTAAAACCGGAAGGGTACAGATCAGCAGCAATAGGAAAGTGGCATCTCGGACTCGGAAACAACTCGATGTATCTTCCACCTAGTCATGGATTCGATGTCTCATTGG GATTGCCAGCTTCTCCTGCTCAGTGCCGTTGCTCTATTTGCTTTTATCCGAATGTAACCTGTCATTCGGCGCCTTGTGCCGCCAATGAATATACACCTTGTGCACTATTCAATGGTACTAAAATAGTTGAGCAGCCGGTTGATCTGCTGACAttggatgaaaaatatgtgGCGGAGGGTAGGCATTTCATCAGAGAGAATGTCAAGTCTGAGACACCCTTTTTCCTGTACTATGCTTCACATCATACACACCAACCTCAGTATGCTGGAAAGGAAACATCAGGTACATCATTAAGGGGACGATTCGGAGACTCACTAGCTGCTTTGGATTGGGAGGTTGGGCAGATCTACCAAGAACTGGAGGAAAATGGCATCCTGGATGATacgttcttcttcttttctgcTGACAATGG ACCAGctctttatttaaaaacattCGGAGGAAACGCAGGACTAATGAAGTGTGGAAAGGGAACAACGTATGAGGGTGGCATGAGGGTACCAGCCATCATACATTGGCCAGGACGAATCACACCGGGTAGATCGTTTGAATTCTCCAGCACCCTTGATATACTTCCAACTATTGCCTCCATAACCAAAGCTAAGCTACCAGCTGTTACTCTGGATGGTTATGATATGTCACCATTTCTGTTTGATGGCATGCAC AGTATTAGAGAATCTTTTTTCTATTATCCCCCGACCGTGAGCACTAAATACAAATCATTTGCAGTAAGGTACAGGCAGTACAAAGTCGTATTTTATACTGAAGGATCTTATCTCTCCAATAATAAGAACAAGGATGTTGACTGTCGAG AATCTGCCAAACTTACCTATCACGATCCCCCAATGCTGTTTGATCTTGAACAAGACCCATCGGAGAATTACAACCTGTCCGTCAAACTTTCTCCTGAAAAAGACATCGTCCAAAAGGTTACAGAGATGAGAACAGACTTTGATGCTAGAATGGTATTTGCAGAGTCTCAAATGCGGAGGCCAAAGGATGATAATCTGATGCCGTGTTGCAATCGAGGATGTATCCCTTTCCCAACATGCTGTCACTGCACTGGTAACACTCATCGTGAGGGACGATGGGCGACACTTTATCCAGTTTGA